In Eupeodes corollae chromosome 3, idEupCoro1.1, whole genome shotgun sequence, a single genomic region encodes these proteins:
- the LOC129951200 gene encoding actin-like protein 6B, with the protein MSAGNMLYGGDEIGALVFDPGHHSLRVGYAQEDTPKAEIPSVVGVGPEDPETSTDLETKSDNNITQNNNDARKYYVDTTYVNVPRANMEIQTYMKDGMIDNWDLFEKVIDYTYSKVIQSEPEYHPVLFSEASWNVRNNREKLTELMFEKYNVPAFFLVKNAVLAAFASGRASALVVDSGATHTSAVPVHEGFVLSQAVVKSPLGGDYLSLQCRQYLEAQGIDLTPVYKVAAKDVVKERDNARCTLRKLPDNLTPSWQNYMLKSLLQDFQMNILQVLENPYDERVAAQIPSVHYEFPNGYHQEFSSERFKLAESLFDHTMLGAGQLASTSVGMCDADVRLSLFGSVVVTGGNTLLQGFPERLNRDLQHRAPSNTRLKMISANGSVERRFGAWIGGSILASIGTFQQMWISSQEYEESGKSQVERKCP; encoded by the exons ATGAGCGCTGGAAATATGTTATACGGTGGCGATGAAATCGGAGCTCTAGTGTTCGATCCTGGCCATCATTCTTTGCGTGTTGGTTATGCCCAAGAGGATACACCAAAAGCCGAAATCCCATCGGTTGTAGGAGTAGGGCCTGAAGATCCCGAGACATCAACGGACTTGGAAACAAAAAGTGATAACAACATCACTCAGAACA atAATGACGCCAGAAAATATTATGTGGACACCACGTACGTGAATGTTCCTCGGGCTAACATGGAAATCCAGACATACATGAAGGACGGGATGATCGATAATTGGGATCTCTTTGAAAAGGTCATCGACTACACGTACTCGAAGGTCATTCAATCCGAACCCGAATACCATCCGGTTCTGTTCTCGGAGGCTTCGTGGAACGTTCGCAACAATCGCGAGAAACTCACCGAACTGATGTTCGAGAAGTACAACGTGCCAGCTTTCTTTTTGGTAAAGAACGCCGTCCTGGCTGCATTTGCCAGCGGCCGTGCGTCTGCCCTAGTCGTCGACAGTGGCGCTACCCACACCTCTGCTGTGCCAGTTCACGAAGGGTTTGTTCTCTCGCAGGCCGTTGTTAAGTCCCCTCTTGGCGGAGACTATCTTTCACTCCAGTGCAGACAGTATTTGGAAGCCCAGGGAATTGACCTAACTCCGGTGTACAAAGTTGCGGCCAAGGACGTGGTCAAAGAACGAGATAATGCCCGCTGCACTTTGCGGAAGCTCCCAGACAACTTGACACCGTCTTGGCAGAACTACATGCTGAAGAGCTTGTTGCAAGACTTCCAAATGAACATCTTGCAGGTGCTGGAGAATCCCTATGACGAACGGGTAGCTGCACAAATACCCTCAGTCCATTACGAGTTTCCCAACGGGTACCATCAGGAATTCAGCTCCGAGAGGTTCAAGTTGGCCGAGAGCTTATTTGATCACACTATGCTGGGCGCCGGCCAGCTCGCTTCAACGAGTGTGGGAATGTGCGACGCCGACGTTAGGCTGTCCCTCTTCGGGTCAGTTGTCGTCACCGGGGGCAACACCCTGCTGCAGGGATTCCCCGAGCGGCTGAACAGAGACCTCCAACACCGAGCGCCTTCCAACACTCGATTGAAGATGATTTCGGCAAACGGCAGCGTAGAACGAAGGTTCGGCGCATGGATTGGAGGGTCGATTCTGGCCAGCATTGGAACATTCCAGCAAATGTGGATCTCGTCGCAGGAGTATGAGGAATCTGGCAAGAGCCAAGTCGAGCGCAAATGCCcttaa
- the LOC129951201 gene encoding S-methyl-5'-thioadenosine phosphorylase produces the protein MTSTLKIGIMGGSGLDDPDILEERKETSVDTPYGRPSDLVIESKIKGIPCALLARHGRTHSILPSNVNYRANVWALKSVGCTHLIVTTATGSLQEKYKPGDLVIPNDFIDRTTKRAQTFHDGGKDSPVGVCHLPMYPAFSERTRNVLITTAKELGYQVHETATVVTIEGPRFSSRAESRMFRQWGGDLINMTTCPEVVLAKEAGLLYGAIAIATDYDCWRESCESVNVSDVLKTFGENVVKVKSILVHAVGNIAKQDWTDDVLKAQKLVADNIMGGH, from the exons ATGACTTCAACTTTAAAG ATTGGAATTATGGGAGGTTCAGGTCTGGACGATCCAGATATCTTGGAAGAGCGCAAAGAAACCAGTGTAGATACACCATACGGTCGCCCATCCGACCTTGTGATAGAAAGCAAAATCAAGGGTATACCGTGTGCCCTCTTGGCACGACATGGAAGGACTCACTCGATCTTACCATCGAACGTTAACTATCGAGCCAATGTCTGGGCACTGAAATCCGTTGGGTGTACCCATTTGATAGTAACTACTGCCACTG GTTCCTTGCAGGAAAAATACAAACCGGGTGACTTGGTCATTCCGAATGATTTCATAGACAGGACTACAAAACGCGCTCAAACATTCCATGACGGAGGAAAGGACAGTCCGGTGGGTGTGTGTCATCTGCCAATGTATCCAGCATTTTCTGAGAGAACTCGCAATGTCCTAATCACCACAGCGAAGGAACTGGGCTATCAGGTTCATGAAACAGCCACAGTTGTGACAATTGAGGGTCCCAGATTCTCCTCTCGAGCTGAAAGTCGCATGTTCCGCCAATGGGGAGGCGACCttattaatatgacaacttgTCCCGAAGTGGTTTTAGCTAAGGAAGCTGGTCTTCTCTATGGAGCTATTGCCATAGCCACGGACTACGACTGCTGGCGTGAGAGCTGCGAGAGTGTCAACGTTTCTGACGTCCTCAAGACCTTTGGCGAGAACGTCGTTAAGGTTAAAAGTATTTTGGTTCACGCAGTCGGAAACATTGCCAAGCAGGACTGGACCGACGACGTTCTCAAAGCGCAGAAGCTGGTGGCTGACAACATAATGGGAGGACACTAA
- the LOC129951174 gene encoding transmembrane protein 18, translated as MTDPNQIEINEITGYWTFLMSIDWKDPWLIGLVSLHILTTTTALMSRNNTNFQIFLFLILLSIVYFSESINEYAALNWRSFSKQQYFDSNGLFISTVFSIPILLNCMLLISSWLYNSTQLMTKLKTRQLEERARRIEKQNASKKD; from the exons atgACTGATCCAAATCAAATAGAAATCAATGAAATAACTGGTTATTGGACGTTTTTGATGAGT ATTGACTGGAAAGATCCTTGGTTAATTGGATTAGTGTCCTTGCACATTCTGACAACCACTACGGCCCTCATGTCGAGGAACAACACaaactttcaaatatttcttttcctgATTCTTT TATCTATAGTGTACTTCTCGGAAAGCATCAATGAGTATGCTGCCTTAAACTGGCGCTCCTTTTCCAAGCAACAGTACTTCGATAGCAATGGACTCTTTATATCGACAGTATTCTCAATTCCTATATTGCTCAATTGCATGTTGTTGATT AGTTCATGGCTGTACAATTCCACCCAATTGATGACAAAGCTAAAGACAAGACAATTGGAAGAACGGGCCCGGCGTATAGAAAAGCAGAATGCATCCAAAAAAGATTAG